The Bacillus sp. Y1 genome includes the window TAACTGGAATAAGAAGTAACCACGGACTGATAATGAAAATATCCGCTAACTCTTGTTGAAGTGTAGCAATGTCACTCACACCAGATCCTTTACCTTTGAACGTAAGGCCGATAAAAAAATAAATGACAACTGACAGAACAAGTGCTGGTATCGTCGTATAGAGCATATGACGAATATGGTCAAATAGTTGAACACCTGTGATTCCAGGTGCCATATTCGTTGTTTCTGACAGAGGAGAGATTTTATCTCCAAAGTAGCATCCAGAAATGACAGCCCCTGCCACCATAGCAGGATTTATGCCTAATCCAATTCCCACACCCATAATGGCAATCCCTATCGTACCAGCTGCTGTCCATGCATTCCCCGAAGCAATCGCTACTACGCTACAAATGATGGCAGCAGCAGGAAGAAAATAGGTGGGCGATAAAATATCTAATCCATAATAAATCATGGTCGGAACAATTCCACCAGCTAACCATGTTCCAATAATGGTTCCAATTATCATTAAAATAAGTAACGCTTGAAGTGCCAGAGAGACGGCTTTGATAATACCTTGTTCAAGCTCTCGCCAAGTATATCCTAAATATATAGATACTAGTGATGCCACTGTGGCGCTGAGCAAGAGCGGAATATGCGGATCCGCTTCAAACATGAAAATTCCTGTAAATAAAAATACAATCATGGCTCCGATCGGGATCAAGGCAACTGCTAGTGAAGGCTGTTTCTTTTCTTTCATTATCATCCCTCTTTCAATAAAAAATAGATTCCTATTTTTCTTATTGCAATTTTCGTGCCAGATGTAATATTCTTAATTTTCTGTAATATAATCATTTTTTCCTGCCTAATAAGAAATCAGTTCTGCATAATCCATTCAATTTTGCATAATTTACTTTTTAACATGAAAAAACCTGGTTCCAGATAGAACCAGGTTTTTGATCATGCTTTATATATTTAGTCCAATCGAAATATATTTTACTTCTAAAAACTCTTCTAGTCCGTGATGACCGCCTTCTCGACCTAAACCACTTTCTTTATATCCTCCAAAGGGAGCTTGTGCCGTTGATGGAAGTCCATCATTTAAGCCGATAATTCCGTATTCAAGTTCCTCACTTATTCGGAAGGCACGACTTAAATTTTCAGTAAACACATAAGCAGCTAAGCCGTAAACGGTATTATTGGCTCTCGCAATCACTTCTTCTTCTGTTTGAAAAGTAGCAATTGCGGCTAAAGGGCCAAATATTTCTTCATCCACGCACATCATTTGATCATTTACATTTGTAAGAATCGTAGGTGGAAAGAAAAATCCTTCTTCCCCATCTTTCTTATCTCCTTGATACACGATCTTTCCACCTTTATGAATCGCATCGTCAAGGATTTCATTTACTTTATTTACAGCTGGTTGGTCAATTAGCGGTCCAATATCAATTCCTTCTTCCATACCGTTACCGATTTTGAGCTTGCTTAGTTCATTTTTAAAAAGCTCAACAAATGGCTCGAGGATTCTTTCTTGGACGTAGATACGGTTCGTACAAATACATGTTTGTCCGGCATTACGAAACTTCGAGGCCAATAGTCCCTTGGCTGCTTTCTCTAAGTCTGCATCGTCCATGACGATAAAAGGTGCATTTCCGCCTAATTCTAGCGAAATCTTCTTCACCGTATCAGCAGCACCTCTCATGAGTACCTTCCCAACTTCAGTGGAACCCGTAAAGGTAAGCTTACGAACGCGTGAATCCTTTAACCAAGCATCACCAATTTCTTTTGATTTTCCGGTTACTACGTTAAACACACCAGCTGGAATGCCTGCTTTTTCTGCTAACTCTGCTAGTTTCAGAGCAGTTAGAGGCGTTTGCTGAGCTGGTTTCACCACCACCGTACAGCCAGCAGCAAGAGCAGGGGCTACCTTTCTCGTAATCATGGCAGCTGGAAAATTCCATGGAGTAATCGCTGCAACAACCCCAACCGGTTCTTTTCTAATTAAAATACGCTTATTTGGATGTGTAGCCGGAATCGTTTCTCCATAGATTCTCTTTCCTTCTTCCGCATACCAAGAGAGAAAACTATTGGCATAATTCACTTCACCGATTGCCTCACTTACGGGCTTTCCTTGCTCCAATGTCATCACTGTACCAATTTCCACTTTATGCTGATCAATAAGGTGGAACCATTTCATAAGCAACTGACCGCGTTCGTCTGCCGTTTTTTTGGACCAAGTTTTAAAAGCCATATGCGCGGCATCTACCGCTGCCTTTGCTTCTAGCGTGCCGCCATTCGGAATCATCCCAATCACTTCATTGGTTGCAGGGTTCATAACATTGATGAAAGCCTCGCACTCGTCACCGATCCATTGACCATTAATATACATTTTGTATAACTGCTTTTTTTGAAAAGCGATATTCGAACTCATTGGCTGACCTCTCTTTATATATATTGGGGAGATAATACAGCTTCTAAGGATTCTTCTAAGATCAACAATCCTTCTTGAAGCTGATCATCTGAAATCGTTAAAGGCATTAATAGTCGAATCACATTCCCAAATATCCCTGCGCTAAGTAACAGCAACCCTCTATTGTTGGCCTCTCGAATAATACTACCAACTAGTTCTTTATCTGGCTGTTTAGAAGTCTTATCCTTTACAATTTCAAACGCACACATCGCTCCTAACCCACGGATGCCATCCACTTGCTCAAATCGATCGGACCATTGTTGAAACTTGTTCATTACTAATCTACCAATCCGTTCCGCTCTTGCATTCAATTGTTCTTCTTCTATTATATCTAGGACAGCGAGAGCAGCTTGACACCCTAGCGGACTCCCCGCATATGTTCCACCAATTTCTCCTGGCTGGCTTACATTCATAATCTCTTCTCGGCCAATCACTCCACTAATTGGAACACCAGCTGCCATAGACTTTGAGATCGTTAAAAGATCTGGCTCTACGCCAAAATGCTCAATCGCAAAGTAACGGCCCGTTCGCCCAAAGCCGGTTTGAATTTCATCTGCAATAAATAATATTCCGTGTTCTTTACAAATAGTATAAACACATTGCACAAATTCCCGATTAGGAACAATAAAGCCTCCTTCTCCTTGCACCGGCTCCATAACTACTGCCGCAATCGTTTCTGGAGCGACCTCTGCAAGAAGAAATTGCTCAAACTGCTGAATCATGTATTCAGTATACTGCTCTTCATTCATTCCATTTGGCTTCCGATATTCATATGGATATGGAGCTTTATATACCTCAGGAGCAAATGGTCCAAATCCATATTTATATGGCTTCACTTTGCTTGTCATCGTCATCGTCATTAACGTTCGTCCATGAAAACCTCTCGTAAACGACACAATTCCTTGTCTTTTCGTATATTTTCTAGCAATCTTCACTGCATTTTCAACAGCTTCTGCACCACTGTTAAAAAATGCAGCCTGTTTTGGAAAAATACCTGGAGCGAGCTTAGTTAATTTTTCCGCCAACTTGATATAAGATTCGTACATCATGACATTAAATCCGGTATGAACAAACTGATCCGCTTGATCCTTTATAGCCTGAACAACCTTCGGGTGGGAATGGCCAACATTGAGGGTCCCTATAGCACCAGCAAAGTCGATAAATATATTGCCATCAACATCCTCCACCAAGGCTCCCTCTGCCTTAAGAACAAATGCAGTACAATTATTACTAATTCCTTGTGGAACGACTTTTTCCCTTCTATCTAATAACTCCTTTGATCGTGGTCCAGGGATGGACGTTTTGATTTGAACAAACTGTTTCATTGATCCGACACCTTCCTTAAAGGAAAAAGGAGGCTCCCCTCCTTTTCCACGTCTATATTTTTTAGCGAATGGTTTGTAGAACCTCTTTAAAGGTTTGTATAACTGTATTTACTTCGTCGTATTTAATCGTTAGTGGAGGTTCAATTCGAATGGTTTTTGAGTTTACTAGAGTTCCAGCAACAAGAATTCCTCGTTCAAACATGCCTTTCGAGACTTCCCAGCCAATTTCATCACGTTCAAATTCGATTCCGATCATCAAGCCCTGGCCTCGAATTTCCATTACTAGATCTTCATGACCTTCGGCAGCATCTTTTAATCCTTGTAAGAAATATTCTCCTACCTCTGCAGCACGAGCTGGTAAGTTCTCTTCTAACAGAACGTCAATCGTTGCAATGGCAGCCGCACATGCAAGTGGGTTTCCACCAAATGTAGTTGTATGCATGAACGGATTATCAAACCAGCTTTTAAACACCTTTTCTTTTGCGACGATGGCACCTGCTGGCATCACACCACCACCAAAGGCTTTGGCAAGACAAAGAATATCAGGAACCACTTGATACAAGTCCGATGCGAACATTTTCCCTGTACGCCCCATACCTGTTTGTACTTCATCAAAGATTAATAATGCATCGTATTGGTTGCACAACTCACGAACCTGTTTTAGATAACCTTCAGGTGGAAGAATGATTCCACCTTCCCCCTGAATCGGCTCTAAAAGTACCGCAGCAACATCTTCACCAACAAGTGCACAGGTTTCAAATGTTTTTCTCATCATATCAATGTCACCAAACGGGACATGTCGAAAGCCTGGTATCAAAGGTAAGAATGGTTTACGGAACACTCCTTTGGCTGTACCTGAAAGCGATCCGAGACTTTTCCCATGGAAAGCACGAGTAGTAGAAATAAAGGTGGTTCTATCGCTATACATTTTGGCAAGTTTCAAAGCAGCCTCTACACTTTCCGTTCCACTATTAGTAAAGAAAGAATACTTTAAATCTCCTGGAGTAATATCTGCTAATATTTTCGCCAACATTGCACGGAGGGGATCTAATAAATCTTGGCTGTGCAGTGCTTGACGCTTTAACTGATCAGTTA containing:
- the nhaC gene encoding Na+/H+ antiporter NhaC — encoded protein: MKEKKQPSLAVALIPIGAMIVFLFTGIFMFEADPHIPLLLSATVASLVSIYLGYTWRELEQGIIKAVSLALQALLILMIIGTIIGTWLAGGIVPTMIYYGLDILSPTYFLPAAAIICSVVAIASGNAWTAAGTIGIAIMGVGIGLGINPAMVAGAVISGCYFGDKISPLSETTNMAPGITGVQLFDHIRHMLYTTIPALVLSVVIYFFIGLTFKGKGSGVSDIATLQQELADIFIISPWLLLIPVIVLGIIAMKTPAIPGLVIGSILGGGVAIVVQGETIGSVLSIMVYGFEMETGNEVLDNLLNNGGTEAMMYTVSLVMIAMSFGGILETSGIMNTIVTSLLKMAKSTGSLITTTVATCITANIVACDQYLSILLPGRMYLTAYRKRELHPKNLSRTLEDAGTMTSPLVPWNTCGAFMTATLGVSTFQYAPYALLCIISPIVAIIYAYTGFKIEKLPKDNKMEEQVPENNELSVML
- the gabT gene encoding 4-aminobutyrate--2-oxoglutarate transaminase → MKQFVQIKTSIPGPRSKELLDRREKVVPQGISNNCTAFVLKAEGALVEDVDGNIFIDFAGAIGTLNVGHSHPKVVQAIKDQADQFVHTGFNVMMYESYIKLAEKLTKLAPGIFPKQAAFFNSGAEAVENAVKIARKYTKRQGIVSFTRGFHGRTLMTMTMTSKVKPYKYGFGPFAPEVYKAPYPYEYRKPNGMNEEQYTEYMIQQFEQFLLAEVAPETIAAVVMEPVQGEGGFIVPNREFVQCVYTICKEHGILFIADEIQTGFGRTGRYFAIEHFGVEPDLLTISKSMAAGVPISGVIGREEIMNVSQPGEIGGTYAGSPLGCQAALAVLDIIEEEQLNARAERIGRLVMNKFQQWSDRFEQVDGIRGLGAMCAFEIVKDKTSKQPDKELVGSIIREANNRGLLLLSAGIFGNVIRLLMPLTISDDQLQEGLLILEESLEAVLSPQYI
- a CDS encoding putrescine aminotransferase; translation: MSTNIERKQEEVKEKNVHQYIKQVLEMIEKEEITEAEANWISKETIQHFRDHVNPGFLDYRKTVTEGGLSAAVEWSDKDSCFKDVNGKEYIDCLGGFGIYNVGHRNEKVVKAVTDQLKRQALHSQDLLDPLRAMLAKILADITPGDLKYSFFTNSGTESVEAALKLAKMYSDRTTFISTTRAFHGKSLGSLSGTAKGVFRKPFLPLIPGFRHVPFGDIDMMRKTFETCALVGEDVAAVLLEPIQGEGGIILPPEGYLKQVRELCNQYDALLIFDEVQTGMGRTGKMFASDLYQVVPDILCLAKAFGGGVMPAGAIVAKEKVFKSWFDNPFMHTTTFGGNPLACAAAIATIDVLLEENLPARAAEVGEYFLQGLKDAAEGHEDLVMEIRGQGLMIGIEFERDEIGWEVSKGMFERGILVAGTLVNSKTIRIEPPLTIKYDEVNTVIQTFKEVLQTIR
- a CDS encoding NAD-dependent succinate-semialdehyde dehydrogenase, which codes for MSSNIAFQKKQLYKMYINGQWIGDECEAFINVMNPATNEVIGMIPNGGTLEAKAAVDAAHMAFKTWSKKTADERGQLLMKWFHLIDQHKVEIGTVMTLEQGKPVSEAIGEVNYANSFLSWYAEEGKRIYGETIPATHPNKRILIRKEPVGVVAAITPWNFPAAMITRKVAPALAAGCTVVVKPAQQTPLTALKLAELAEKAGIPAGVFNVVTGKSKEIGDAWLKDSRVRKLTFTGSTEVGKVLMRGAADTVKKISLELGGNAPFIVMDDADLEKAAKGLLASKFRNAGQTCICTNRIYVQERILEPFVELFKNELSKLKIGNGMEEGIDIGPLIDQPAVNKVNEILDDAIHKGGKIVYQGDKKDGEEGFFFPPTILTNVNDQMMCVDEEIFGPLAAIATFQTEEEVIARANNTVYGLAAYVFTENLSRAFRISEELEYGIIGLNDGLPSTAQAPFGGYKESGLGREGGHHGLEEFLEVKYISIGLNI